In Panacibacter ginsenosidivorans, the following proteins share a genomic window:
- a CDS encoding isocitrate lyase/PEP mutase family protein: MVSNIQKEKAELFLKFHQDKEMLVLLNSWDPGSSKLIEACGYRAIATTSMGIAASLGYPDCQVIQLPEMIEVITRIVNAVHVPVTVDIEAGYGNNLNEIIDSVQKIIATGIVGINIEDSIDLNPVLIDEMEFCERISAIRALSDSLGFHLVINARTDSFYVLPGTPQEKLSESIKRGNKYREAGADCIFVQPVSDKETISTLVKEINAPINILANPTIGAGSPLSVRELQDLGVARLSLGSGLMKATLALIKRVADELSEKGTYNILLDNLTPLPDAAMAYKMAIGLNNSR, encoded by the coding sequence ATGGTTTCAAATATTCAAAAAGAAAAAGCCGAACTGTTCCTGAAATTTCATCAGGACAAAGAAATGCTGGTTCTGTTAAACTCGTGGGACCCGGGAAGTTCTAAATTAATAGAAGCATGTGGCTATAGAGCAATCGCAACAACCAGTATGGGAATAGCCGCCTCTTTAGGTTATCCCGACTGCCAGGTAATACAATTGCCGGAAATGATTGAAGTTATTACACGGATAGTAAATGCGGTACATGTTCCGGTAACGGTGGATATAGAAGCCGGATATGGAAATAATTTAAATGAGATAATTGATTCGGTTCAAAAGATAATTGCAACAGGAATTGTTGGAATAAACATTGAAGATAGTATTGATTTAAACCCGGTACTAATTGACGAGATGGAATTTTGTGAAAGAATATCAGCCATCCGTGCATTATCAGATTCACTGGGGTTTCATTTAGTAATTAATGCAAGAACGGATTCATTTTATGTTTTGCCAGGTACACCGCAGGAGAAATTATCTGAATCAATAAAGCGTGGTAATAAATACCGGGAAGCCGGTGCCGACTGCATATTTGTACAACCTGTGTCGGATAAAGAGACGATTTCAACATTGGTTAAAGAAATTAATGCCCCCATTAACATTCTTGCAAACCCTACGATTGGGGCAGGATCACCTCTATCTGTACGTGAACTGCAGGATTTAGGTGTTGCCCGTTTAAGCCTGGGTTCCGGTTTGATGAAAGCTACTTTAGCTTTAATTAAAAGAGTTGCTGACGAACTATCAGAAAAAGGAACTTACAATATTTTATTAGATAATCTAACACCGCTTCCAGACGCTGCAATGGCCTATAAAATGGCAATAGGATTGAATAACAGCCGCTAA
- a CDS encoding alpha/beta fold hydrolase, which yields MSRITVKDGTEIYYKDWGTGQTLFFHHGWPLSSDDWDAQMMYFVNQGFRVIAHDRRGHGRSTQTATGNDMDTYAADVAELTTFLNLKNAIHIGHSTGGGEAIRYAAKYGKGRVAKVVLISAVTPYMIKDENNPDGVPLAVFDDIRLNTATNRQQFYQDITFPFFGYNRTGANIKKGIQDNWWRQGMMGGIKAHYDCIKVFSETDFTQDLKSVDVPVLVLHGEDDQIVPYRTTALKAAQLLKNGKLITYPGFPHGMPTTEAATINADILAFIKSPAD from the coding sequence ATGAGCAGGATCACAGTAAAAGACGGTACCGAAATCTATTACAAAGATTGGGGAACAGGGCAAACACTTTTTTTCCATCATGGCTGGCCATTATCCAGCGATGACTGGGATGCACAAATGATGTATTTCGTAAATCAGGGGTTTAGGGTTATTGCTCACGACCGCAGGGGGCATGGACGTTCTACCCAAACCGCCACAGGTAATGATATGGATACCTATGCAGCAGATGTAGCAGAACTAACTACTTTTTTAAATTTAAAAAATGCTATTCACATCGGGCACTCAACCGGTGGCGGAGAAGCCATCCGTTATGCCGCAAAGTATGGCAAAGGCCGCGTAGCAAAAGTGGTACTAATAAGTGCCGTAACACCTTACATGATCAAAGATGAAAATAACCCTGATGGTGTGCCTTTAGCGGTGTTTGATGATATCCGTTTAAATACTGCAACTAACAGGCAACAATTTTATCAAGACATTACATTTCCATTTTTCGGATATAACAGAACAGGAGCAAATATCAAAAAAGGAATTCAGGATAATTGGTGGCGCCAGGGAATGATGGGCGGAATAAAGGCTCATTATGATTGTATAAAAGTATTTTCAGAAACAGACTTTACACAAGACCTTAAAAGTGTTGATGTACCTGTACTGGTGCTGCATGGTGAAGACGATCAGATAGTTCCATACCGCACTACAGCGTTAAAGGCTGCTCAACTTTTAAAGAATGGAAAATTGATTACTTATCCTGGCTTTCCGCATGGAATGCCAACGACAGAAGCTGCAACAATCAATGCTGATATTTTAGCATTCATAAAAAGCCCTGCGGATTAA
- a CDS encoding GlxA family transcriptional regulator has product MKHVSILIPHGHTSMVNIEGTHQIMNEVNSIQARMGKPPLFKVQLVGIAKEISQRNGLFSISPDVLIDDVKKTDLIIVPAIYGSLEDIMKNNAAFVPWLLEQYKKGAEVASLCIASFFLAATGLLNGKQCSTHWVAANDFRNLFPDVNLVDDKIMTEDDGIYTSGGAYSFLNLMLYIIEKYAGRDVAVMIAKTFMIDIDRNSQSPFIMFQGQKTHEDEPIKKAQEFIESNYDEKITVDQLASMLALGRRNMERRFKKATANTVTEYIQRVKVEAAKKNLEVGRKNINEVMYEVGYSDTKAFRTIFKRITGLSPVEYRSKYNKEAVMMA; this is encoded by the coding sequence ATGAAACACGTTTCAATACTTATTCCACACGGACATACCAGCATGGTAAACATTGAAGGCACACACCAGATAATGAACGAGGTTAATTCCATACAGGCACGCATGGGTAAACCACCATTGTTCAAAGTGCAACTGGTGGGCATTGCAAAAGAGATAAGCCAGCGCAATGGTTTGTTTAGTATAAGTCCTGATGTGTTGATAGATGATGTGAAAAAAACTGATCTTATTATTGTGCCTGCGATTTATGGAAGCCTTGAAGACATCATGAAAAACAACGCAGCATTTGTTCCATGGCTATTGGAGCAATATAAAAAAGGTGCAGAAGTTGCGAGCCTTTGTATTGCTTCTTTTTTTCTTGCTGCCACAGGCTTGCTAAATGGTAAACAATGTTCTACGCATTGGGTGGCTGCAAATGATTTCAGAAATTTATTTCCCGACGTAAATCTTGTGGACGATAAGATAATGACAGAAGATGATGGCATATACACAAGCGGCGGTGCTTATTCTTTTTTAAATCTTATGTTGTACATCATAGAAAAATATGCGGGCCGCGATGTGGCAGTGATGATAGCCAAAACTTTTATGATAGATATTGACCGCAATAGCCAGTCGCCATTTATTATGTTCCAGGGACAAAAAACCCACGAAGATGAACCCATAAAAAAAGCGCAGGAATTTATTGAAAGTAATTATGATGAAAAGATTACGGTAGATCAGCTGGCTTCTATGCTGGCGCTTGGCAGAAGAAATATGGAGCGCCGGTTTAAGAAGGCCACTGCCAATACTGTTACTGAATATATTCAGCGTGTAAAAGTAGAAGCTGCAAAAAAGAATCTTGAAGTGGGCAGGAAAAATATCAATGAAGTAATGTATGAAGTTGGCTATTCTGATACAAAGGCTTTCAGAACAATCTTTAAACGTATTACCGGTCTGTCGCCTGTAGAATACCGAAGCAAGTATAATAAAGAAGCAGTGATGATGGCGTAA
- a CDS encoding DinB family protein — MEIYHIPHNITVFGNEVNSFPDGIGEAFDALIKILPKDDHRSYYGISWCIENNITYIAAAEQKKEGEAEKYECTKYTVEKGDYLSVPVYDWMSKTNCIKDVFTEIMKDERADNQTPAIEIYKNDKEMLCMVAVKRSIESLEDFISTTDALLKVIQEFDEEQINEIPHEGSWSAAQVIVHITKSNNGIAKAMKLDGEKITRDTDARVQELKNTFLDYTIKFKSPEFILPAAGPYEKAKVFSELERSIEQLRQTSKSANLSEAIRHPAFGEITKLELLYFVLFHTQRHTRQLKNIFSELNSKHYLQN; from the coding sequence ATGGAAATTTATCATATACCCCACAACATAACTGTCTTTGGTAATGAAGTAAACAGTTTTCCAGATGGTATTGGAGAAGCGTTTGATGCGTTAATAAAAATATTGCCAAAGGATGATCACCGGTCTTATTATGGTATTAGCTGGTGCATAGAAAACAACATAACCTATATTGCCGCAGCCGAACAAAAAAAAGAAGGCGAAGCAGAAAAATACGAATGCACTAAATACACCGTAGAAAAAGGAGATTATCTATCCGTTCCTGTGTATGACTGGATGAGCAAAACAAATTGCATTAAGGATGTTTTTACCGAGATCATGAAAGATGAAAGAGCAGACAACCAAACGCCTGCTATCGAGATCTATAAAAATGATAAAGAAATGCTTTGCATGGTAGCAGTAAAACGTTCTATTGAAAGCCTGGAAGATTTTATCAGCACAACTGATGCATTATTAAAAGTGATCCAAGAATTTGATGAAGAACAGATCAATGAAATTCCGCACGAGGGAAGCTGGTCAGCAGCACAGGTTATTGTGCATATAACTAAATCTAACAATGGCATTGCAAAAGCCATGAAGCTTGACGGAGAAAAAATAACAAGAGATACAGATGCAAGAGTGCAGGAATTGAAAAATACTTTTCTTGATTATACAATTAAATTCAAATCACCTGAATTTATTTTACCAGCGGCAGGGCCATATGAAAAAGCTAAAGTATTTTCAGAACTGGAAAGATCCATTGAGCAATTGAGACAAACCAGTAAAAGCGCCAATCTTTCTGAAGCCATTAGGCATCCGGCTTTTGGTGAAATAACAAAACTTGAATTACTGTATTTTGTACTCTTTCATACACAAAGACATACAAGACAATTGAAAAATATATTTAGTGAACTAAATAGTAAACATTATTTGCAAAATTGA
- a CDS encoding VOC family protein: MNINPYLNFAGNTEEAFNFYKSVFGGEFTMLQRFKDTPDADKLPPGVANMVMHVSLPIGKDNILMGTDAPEQMGFSLTTGNNFYICIGPDSREEATRLFNGLSAGGKIEMELQDMFWGAYYGSLTDKFGIKWMINYQKRQ, translated from the coding sequence ATGAACATTAATCCATACCTGAATTTTGCAGGTAATACAGAAGAAGCATTTAATTTTTATAAGTCAGTATTTGGTGGAGAGTTTACCATGCTGCAGCGTTTTAAAGATACACCTGATGCAGATAAACTACCGCCCGGTGTAGCTAACATGGTCATGCATGTTTCTTTACCCATAGGAAAAGATAATATTTTGATGGGAACTGATGCGCCTGAACAAATGGGCTTCTCATTAACAACAGGCAATAATTTTTATATCTGTATTGGTCCTGATAGCAGAGAAGAAGCTACACGGTTATTCAATGGTTTATCTGCAGGCGGTAAAATTGAAATGGAATTGCAGGATATGTTTTGGGGAGCTTACTACGGCTCACTTACCGATAAGTTTGGTATAAAATGGATGATCAATTATCAAAAACGCCAGTAA
- a CDS encoding dihydrofolate reductase family protein, which yields MRKIIICLHTTLDGFVAGPNGEMDWIKLDDEMFDLVGTFTDKADTALYGRVTYEMMDNYWPTAADKHNATKHDIEHSNWYNGVEKIVISKTMQNKQANKTTFIGNNIPDEINKTKQRPGKNIMIFGSPSASHTLMEHNLIDEYWLFVNPVLLGQGIPLFAKIQSRTALELITSKKFGCGVIGLHYRLKQ from the coding sequence ATGAGAAAAATAATTATTTGCCTGCACACAACGCTTGATGGCTTTGTGGCAGGACCAAATGGAGAAATGGATTGGATAAAGCTTGATGATGAGATGTTTGACCTTGTTGGCACATTTACAGACAAAGCAGATACAGCATTATACGGGCGTGTAACTTACGAAATGATGGACAACTATTGGCCAACAGCAGCAGATAAACATAATGCAACAAAACATGATATTGAACATTCCAACTGGTATAATGGTGTTGAAAAGATCGTGATCTCAAAAACAATGCAAAACAAACAGGCTAATAAAACAACATTTATTGGCAATAATATTCCAGATGAAATAAATAAAACAAAACAACGACCCGGAAAGAACATAATGATCTTTGGCAGCCCATCAGCTTCGCATACTTTAATGGAGCATAACCTGATTGATGAATATTGGCTTTTTGTGAATCCCGTTTTATTGGGACAGGGAATTCCATTATTTGCTAAGATACAAAGCAGGACTGCTTTAGAACTTATTACTTCAAAAAAATTCGGTTGCGGTGTTATTGGTTTACATTACAGATTAAAGCAGTAA
- a CDS encoding SRPBCC family protein produces the protein MKKILKIIGVILLLVIVFVLIAGLVLPKTYHVERDITINAPREKVWDNTSTLHGLHSWSPWIEADPNVKITYEGQDGTIGAAYKWEGNSDVGMGVQTISKTEKPNSFDTHIHFIKPFDGEADSYINLSDAGSSTKVTWSLDGKYAYPMNTMQLFMNMDKMIGDKYNTGLGKLKTLCESN, from the coding sequence ATGAAAAAAATTCTTAAGATCATTGGTGTCATTCTTTTACTAGTTATTGTATTTGTATTGATAGCAGGCCTGGTGTTGCCAAAAACATATCATGTTGAAAGGGATATAACGATCAATGCCCCACGCGAAAAAGTATGGGACAACACAAGTACACTGCATGGTCTGCATTCATGGAGCCCATGGATTGAGGCAGACCCCAATGTAAAAATTACTTATGAAGGTCAGGATGGCACGATTGGTGCGGCTTATAAATGGGAAGGTAATAGCGATGTAGGCATGGGTGTGCAAACAATATCAAAAACTGAAAAGCCAAACAGCTTTGACACACATATACATTTTATAAAGCCTTTCGATGGCGAAGCTGATTCATACATAAATCTTTCAGATGCAGGAAGCAGTACAAAAGTCACCTGGAGTCTTGATGGTAAATATGCTTATCCAATGAATACTATGCAATTGTTTATGAATATGGATAAGATGATCGGCGACAAATACAATACCGGGCTTGGAAAATTGAAAACACTTTGCGAATCGAATTAA
- a CDS encoding trans-sulfuration enzyme family protein encodes MENFETICVHPLREEENYNGAVTASIHPAVAYDYLDHKSLQYPGFYSTSNQQRLGEIICRLEQGKWGMVFSSGMAAISTAILSFLSHNDHIIFSKDLYGGTLKFANEELPKRGIRCSFADNNTDSFKLLLQQNTRIIYIETPSNPLLSIVDLEAVAAIAKANNIITIIDNTFASPVNQLPLMYGIDISVHSGTKYLGGHNDLPYGALVSNNNDHKDIIYNTAKMYGGSLTPYECYQAERSLKTLALRIKKQNENAAIIANYLKEHKAIKQVYYPGLTTHPQHAVAARQMKGFGGMVSFELNTDLDGVTRFQRNLQLISPALSLGGVESLICSPVFTSHRYLTREERMGIGINDNLLRMSVGIEDADDLIKDLKTAIEKTI; translated from the coding sequence ATGGAAAATTTTGAAACCATCTGCGTTCATCCGCTAAGAGAAGAAGAAAATTATAATGGCGCCGTTACGGCAAGCATTCATCCTGCGGTTGCTTATGATTATTTGGACCACAAATCATTACAATACCCCGGCTTCTATTCTACCAGTAACCAGCAACGTCTTGGAGAAATTATCTGCAGGCTTGAGCAAGGTAAATGGGGAATGGTATTCAGTTCAGGCATGGCTGCGATAAGCACAGCCATCTTATCCTTTCTTTCACATAACGATCATATTATTTTCTCAAAAGATCTTTATGGTGGTACCTTGAAATTTGCTAATGAAGAATTGCCTAAAAGAGGCATCCGGTGCAGTTTTGCTGATAACAACACTGATAGTTTTAAGTTATTGCTGCAGCAAAACACCAGGATCATTTATATAGAAACACCATCCAATCCATTACTAAGCATTGTAGATCTTGAAGCAGTTGCAGCTATTGCTAAAGCCAATAATATCATTACCATTATTGATAACACTTTCGCCTCTCCTGTCAACCAGTTACCATTAATGTATGGTATTGACATTTCTGTACATAGCGGCACTAAATATCTTGGCGGTCACAATGACCTTCCATATGGTGCACTTGTTTCCAATAACAACGATCATAAAGACATTATTTATAACACTGCAAAAATGTATGGTGGCTCATTAACGCCTTATGAATGTTACCAGGCAGAAAGAAGCCTTAAAACTTTAGCGTTACGCATAAAAAAACAAAATGAAAATGCAGCCATCATCGCAAACTATTTAAAAGAACATAAAGCAATTAAGCAGGTATATTATCCCGGTTTAACTACACATCCGCAACATGCTGTAGCGGCAAGGCAAATGAAAGGTTTTGGTGGTATGGTTTCTTTTGAATTAAACACAGACCTCGATGGCGTTACCAGGTTTCAACGCAACCTGCAGTTGATAAGCCCTGCATTAAGTCTTGGTGGCGTGGAAAGTCTTATCTGTTCGCCGGTCTTTACCTCTCACCGTTATTTAACAAGGGAAGAACGAATGGGCATTGGCATTAATGATAACTTATTAAGAATGTCTGTTGGCATTGAAGATGCAGACGACCTTATCAAGGATCTTAAAACAGCCATAGAAAAAACAATATAG
- a CDS encoding DUF2490 domain-containing protein produces MKFNLKARLALAAIFTVTGYLNSNAQTTAKKITTRPVAWYNYLNTLELSARSFITTQLSERTYLDNGHQAQALVWSKINHTLGEHWDAGLGFAYFLTRSFDPASTNTLSVPELRPFEEFNYKQKINKIALNHRYRIEERYVRKTENDKLTDGYNFSFRFRYQFNVDYNLFKSKDNTRSFSIKAGDEIIINAGRHIINNMFDQNRIFVSLNYQPVNNVSVELGYMNAFQERSSGNQYYNANIYRLSVFHKIRLYK; encoded by the coding sequence GTGAAATTCAATCTGAAAGCAAGATTAGCGCTGGCAGCAATTTTTACTGTAACCGGCTATCTTAACTCCAATGCTCAAACAACTGCAAAAAAAATAACTACACGCCCCGTGGCATGGTATAATTACCTGAACACGCTTGAATTATCAGCAAGGTCTTTTATTACTACCCAGCTAAGTGAACGAACCTATCTTGATAACGGACACCAGGCACAGGCTTTAGTATGGTCAAAAATAAACCATACATTAGGTGAGCATTGGGATGCCGGTTTGGGTTTTGCTTATTTTCTTACCAGGAGTTTTGATCCTGCTTCTACAAACACACTATCAGTTCCTGAACTAAGGCCATTCGAGGAATTCAATTATAAACAGAAGATCAATAAGATTGCTTTAAACCACAGGTACAGGATAGAAGAGCGGTATGTAAGAAAAACTGAAAATGATAAATTAACTGATGGCTATAATTTCAGTTTCCGCTTTCGTTACCAGTTTAATGTTGATTATAACTTGTTTAAATCAAAAGACAATACCCGCTCGTTTAGTATAAAGGCAGGAGATGAAATTATTATAAATGCAGGCAGGCATATTATAAACAATATGTTTGACCAGAACCGCATTTTTGTATCATTAAATTATCAGCCTGTTAATAATGTATCAGTTGAACTAGGCTATATGAATGCGTTCCAGGAAAGAAGTTCGGGAAACCAATATTATAATGCTAATATATACAGACTCTCTGTATTTCATAAAATCAGGCTATATAAATAG
- a CDS encoding MBL fold metallo-hydrolase has product MKVKFYGVRGSLPVCGREFERYGGNTTCIRIYRENAHRIAIIDAGTGIRNLGKEIINNGITQNIINIFFSHFHWDHIQGLPFFAPAYNKDQRIGILAMGRREKITNLKEIFSMQMQKEYFPIGLETMGAQFEFIAYGNKEQLYGAIVTAAPQHHLSPGGSYGFRVEDEAVTLAVCTDAEHMDGVIDQNIVNLARGADLLIHDGQYTAEEYKKFRGWGHSSYEHAVAVAIKANVKKLIITHHDPDHNDDFLDSMEYECQKLFPNSIFAKEGMEVLVG; this is encoded by the coding sequence ATGAAAGTCAAATTTTATGGAGTGCGGGGTTCTTTGCCGGTTTGCGGCAGAGAGTTCGAACGCTACGGTGGAAATACAACCTGCATAAGAATCTATCGCGAAAATGCCCACAGGATTGCTATTATAGATGCAGGTACCGGCATTCGTAATCTGGGAAAAGAAATAATTAATAATGGAATAACCCAAAATATAATCAACATCTTCTTTTCCCATTTTCATTGGGATCATATACAAGGCTTACCTTTCTTTGCACCGGCTTATAACAAAGACCAAAGAATTGGCATACTGGCCATGGGCAGGCGCGAAAAGATCACTAATCTTAAGGAAATATTTTCTATGCAAATGCAAAAAGAATATTTCCCGATTGGTCTGGAAACAATGGGTGCTCAGTTTGAGTTTATTGCATATGGTAACAAAGAACAACTTTATGGCGCTATTGTTACTGCGGCACCCCAACATCATCTATCGCCTGGCGGCTCTTATGGTTTTCGGGTAGAAGATGAGGCTGTAACGCTTGCTGTATGTACTGATGCGGAACATATGGATGGAGTAATAGACCAAAATATTGTAAACCTTGCACGGGGAGCAGATCTGCTTATTCACGATGGGCAATATACTGCAGAAGAGTACAAAAAATTCAGAGGCTGGGGGCATAGCTCATACGAGCATGCTGTAGCCGTAGCCATTAAGGCCAATGTTAAGAAGCTTATCATTACCCATCACGACCCTGATCACAATGATGACTTCCTTGATTCTATGGAATATGAATGTCAAAAACTCTTTCCAAACTCCATATTTGCAAAAGAAGGAATGGAAGTGTTGGTTGGATAA
- a CDS encoding sulfatase-like hydrolase/transferase gives MKTPNKLFLWLFITAAFSCKRELKITQEPAAPDTKPNIILILADDIGYEVPTYTGGQTYQTPNIDFIAHNGIQFCEARSTPLCNPSRVEFLTGNYNFRNYVDWGKLNANGYTIGNLMKSAGYATCISGKWQLGGGDISIRNSGFDNYIVWDPFDPGSGLGRGYHYKNPTLYSNAEMHTYTNNEYGEDILREYLFDFIDSTSIAARNFFCLWTPNLIHEPFQPTPDDPDYLIPLPGPRTSNYKNIPSMVKYLDKEIGMLLTHLDSLGISENTYVIFTTDNGTPQGIISNWRDQRISGGKNTTNYSWGTHVPFIVYKKNNSIVKVDSSIIDFSDIMATLSDIVNKPLPAGQVFDGISFWPQIKGLTNYSARTWSFTEFHPQPVTSPSYWARWIEDKQYKLYDSSDDPNKKNQMFFTLSDTTEMHPIVTFSPYLSTKKANFLEILSSMKN, from the coding sequence ATGAAAACACCAAATAAATTATTTTTATGGTTATTTATTACTGCTGCTTTTTCATGTAAACGGGAATTAAAAATTACTCAGGAACCAGCAGCTCCTGATACAAAGCCAAATATCATTTTAATTCTTGCTGATGACATAGGTTATGAAGTTCCCACTTATACTGGTGGGCAAACCTATCAAACACCCAATATTGACTTCATTGCTCATAATGGTATACAATTCTGCGAAGCAAGAAGCACCCCGCTATGTAATCCATCGAGGGTTGAATTCTTAACAGGTAATTATAATTTTAGAAACTATGTTGACTGGGGGAAGTTAAACGCAAATGGTTACACTATCGGCAATCTTATGAAATCTGCAGGATACGCTACCTGTATTTCCGGTAAATGGCAGTTGGGTGGAGGAGATATATCCATCAGAAACTCAGGATTTGACAATTACATAGTTTGGGATCCGTTTGATCCCGGCAGTGGTTTGGGAAGAGGTTATCACTATAAAAATCCAACATTGTATTCGAATGCAGAAATGCATACGTATACCAACAATGAGTATGGGGAAGATATTCTAAGAGAATATCTATTTGATTTTATTGATAGTACTTCAATTGCTGCCAGGAATTTTTTTTGTTTATGGACACCTAATTTAATTCATGAGCCATTTCAGCCAACGCCGGATGATCCTGATTACCTTATACCCCTACCTGGGCCGCGAACAAGTAATTATAAGAATATTCCCTCAATGGTAAAGTATCTTGATAAAGAAATAGGAATGTTATTGACGCATCTTGATTCTCTGGGAATAAGTGAAAATACATATGTTATTTTCACTACTGATAACGGTACTCCTCAAGGCATAATATCTAACTGGAGAGATCAACGGATTTCCGGAGGGAAAAATACTACAAATTATTCATGGGGTACACATGTACCATTTATAGTGTATAAGAAAAATAATAGCATTGTTAAAGTCGATTCATCAATTATAGATTTCAGTGATATTATGGCAACATTATCAGACATAGTTAATAAACCGTTACCTGCCGGGCAGGTTTTTGATGGAATATCTTTCTGGCCACAAATAAAGGGATTGACAAATTATTCAGCAAGAACCTGGAGCTTTACTGAATTTCATCCCCAGCCTGTAACATCCCCTTCTTATTGGGCGCGTTGGATAGAGGATAAACAGTATAAGCTTTATGATAGCTCTGATGATCCAAACAAAAAAAACCAGATGTTCTTTACCTTGAGTGATACAACGGAAATGCATCCAATTGTAACCTTCTCACCTTATCTGAGTACGAAAAAAGCAAACTTTCTGGAGATTTTGAGTTCAATGAAAAATTAG